In one window of Campylobacter hepaticus DNA:
- the truA gene encoding tRNA pseudouridine(38-40) synthase TruA, with protein MMKLKLIFSYDGSSFLGSAMQIHKKSVQDALSEALSHLGIFSRVLMASRTDKGVHASYAVASVECGEYFKDFIYLQKQINKFAHPFIHIKKIERVKDDFEVRFDVKAREYRYIFSHARYNPFMSSYVYFYPRFDIIKANRLLKLFIGKKDLKFFCKSGGNYKTTIREIFSTKAYVYKDLSIFCFKANGFLRGQIRLSVASILKVLEGKMSEEELKEQIEGKKRYHHSLVPPNGLYLSRIFY; from the coding sequence TTGATGAAACTAAAACTTATTTTTTCTTATGATGGATCATCTTTTTTAGGTTCTGCTATGCAAATTCATAAAAAAAGTGTTCAAGATGCTTTAAGCGAAGCTTTATCGCATTTAGGTATTTTTTCTCGTGTTTTAATGGCTTCAAGAACTGATAAAGGAGTGCATGCAAGTTATGCTGTAGCAAGTGTTGAATGTGGAGAATATTTTAAAGATTTTATATATTTGCAAAAGCAAATTAATAAATTTGCTCATCCTTTTATTCATATTAAAAAAATTGAGAGAGTAAAAGATGATTTTGAAGTAAGATTTGATGTTAAAGCTAGAGAATATCGTTATATTTTTTCTCATGCTAGATATAATCCATTTATGTCATCTTATGTTTATTTTTATCCTCGATTTGATATTATTAAAGCAAATAGACTTTTAAAACTCTTTATAGGAAAAAAAGATTTAAAATTTTTTTGTAAAAGTGGAGGAAATTATAAAACAACTATAAGAGAAATTTTTTCTACAAAGGCTTATGTATATAAAGATTTGAGTATATTTTGTTTTAAAGCTAATGGTTTTTTAAGGGGTCAAATTAGATTGAGTGTAGCAAGTATTTTAAAAGTTTTAGAAGGAAAAATGAGTGAAGAAGAATTAAAAGAGCAAATTGAAGGCAAAAAACGATATCATCACTCTTTGGTTCCTCCAAATGGACTTTATTTAAGTCGCATTTTTTATTAA
- a CDS encoding LptF/LptG family permease has product MKLSLKYILNQFLSTNLSIFFVLFSIVSMVFFIQLAKLTSSIEISFLDLLKLYGFMLPRILIFTLPISFFISLTLVLYRLSKENESIVLFTLGFSPVILAKFFIKIASLISVLMLIVALVMIPIVFELQNNFINYKSTQVKFNYKTGEFGQKFLDWMIFIEKQYNNKYENIIMYHPKRKIDDKEQLIIAKEAYVQRKDDGLAFSLNQGKIYNFEQGEDIFSGEFDTLVVNTQFNIDNLKTKKFYEYWNDLNEDSQRAREFVIYVTIALFPLASTLFTLCFGLVTYRYEKGYVYLGMFGVIAVYFGLLSSFSQNPILVCFGIFSLSFFISFLCFKKMILSRY; this is encoded by the coding sequence ATGAAACTTAGTTTAAAATACATTTTAAATCAGTTTTTAAGTACTAATTTATCTATTTTTTTTGTACTTTTTAGTATTGTTTCTATGGTGTTTTTTATCCAGCTTGCTAAGCTTACTTCAAGTATAGAAATTAGTTTTTTAGATCTTTTGAAACTTTATGGTTTTATGTTGCCTAGAATTTTAATTTTTACCCTACCTATTTCTTTTTTCATTTCCTTGACCTTGGTTTTATATAGGCTTTCTAAAGAAAATGAAAGTATAGTACTTTTTACCTTAGGTTTTTCTCCTGTAATTTTAGCTAAATTTTTTATTAAAATTGCAAGTTTAATTAGCGTTTTAATGCTTATTGTAGCTTTGGTTATGATACCTATAGTTTTTGAACTTCAGAATAATTTTATAAATTATAAAAGTACTCAGGTGAAGTTTAATTATAAAACAGGAGAGTTTGGGCAAAAATTTTTAGATTGGATGATTTTTATAGAAAAGCAATATAATAATAAATATGAAAATATTATTATGTATCATCCTAAACGTAAAATAGATGATAAAGAACAACTCATTATCGCCAAAGAAGCTTATGTGCAAAGAAAAGATGATGGCCTTGCTTTTAGTTTAAATCAAGGTAAAATATATAATTTTGAGCAAGGAGAGGATATTTTTAGTGGGGAATTTGATACTTTGGTAGTTAATACTCAATTTAATATAGACAATCTTAAAACAAAAAAATTTTATGAATACTGGAATGATTTAAATGAAGACTCTCAAAGGGCGCGAGAATTTGTAATTTATGTAACCATAGCTTTGTTTCCACTTGCTAGCACACTTTTTACACTTTGTTTTGGTTTGGTAACTTATCGTTATGAAAAAGGTTATGTATATTTAGGTATGTTTGGGGTTATTGCTGTATATTTTGGCCTTTTAAGCTCTTTTTCTCAAAATCCTATTTTGGTTTGTTTTGGAATTTTTTCTTTAAGCTTTTTTATTTCTTTTTTATGTTTTAAAAAAATGATTTTAAGCCGTTATTGA
- a CDS encoding prepilin peptidase codes for MIIFIIILGACIGSFCASIASRIIEKKSLLFPYSFCFFCDARLKFYELIPIFSYIFLRARCSHCARILSFSLILNEILGIILLVLVYFLSYSLYDFLFLSLFLFNFLLLSLIDFKLKAVPQSLLLSAFIFALFYGFKNGEIEYLLIFKEFKEGFFLHAFGFAGFVFLLKSFVFYLMHFQKKNEILDNLGDADIIIMACIAGILGFEYAFLTLFLASLFILPCFIFLKNKTSKEQGLPMIPFLNTAFVFVLFYKNSGLFL; via the coding sequence ATGATTATTTTTATTATAATTTTAGGAGCTTGTATTGGATCTTTTTGTGCAAGTATAGCTAGTAGAATAATAGAAAAAAAATCTTTATTATTTCCTTATTCTTTTTGTTTTTTTTGTGATGCAAGATTAAAATTTTATGAACTTATTCCTATTTTTTCTTATATTTTTCTAAGGGCAAGATGTAGTCATTGCGCACGTATTTTATCTTTTTCTTTAATTTTAAATGAAATTTTAGGGATAATTTTACTTGTTTTGGTATATTTTTTAAGTTATTCTTTATATGATTTTTTATTTTTATCTTTATTTTTATTTAATTTTTTATTACTATCTTTGATAGATTTTAAATTAAAAGCTGTGCCTCAAAGTTTACTTTTAAGTGCTTTTATATTTGCTTTATTTTATGGCTTTAAAAATGGTGAAATAGAATATCTTTTAATTTTTAAAGAATTTAAAGAAGGTTTTTTTCTTCATGCTTTTGGTTTTGCAGGATTTGTATTTTTACTCAAAAGTTTTGTATTTTACTTAATGCATTTTCAAAAAAAGAATGAAATTTTAGATAATTTAGGAGATGCTGATATAATTATTATGGCATGTATAGCTGGAATTTTAGGTTTTGAATATGCTTTTTTAACACTTTTTTTAGCTTCTTTGTTTATTTTACCTTGTTTTATTTTTTTAAAAAATAAAACAAGTAAAGAACAAGGACTTCCTATGATACCTTTTTTAAATACTGCATTTGTGTTTGTTTTATTTTATAAAAATTCAGGATTATTTTTATGA
- the uppS gene encoding polyprenyl diphosphate synthase: protein MNQLKHLAVVMDGNRRWARSKGFLAKLGYFQGVKTMQKLMEVCVEEKISNLSLFAFSTENWNRPKDEIDFIFELLDRCLNEALEKFEKNNVRLRAIGDLWRVDQKIRDKIALVEEKTKYCNRLCVNLAISYGSRDEIVRAAKRVLEKGLEFNEENLTQNLDLPLDVDLILRVGNAKRLSNFLLWQCSYAEICFSETLFPSLTKREFKKIIKEFHNRERTFGK, encoded by the coding sequence ATGAATCAATTAAAACATCTTGCTGTTGTTATGGACGGGAATAGACGTTGGGCTAGATCGAAGGGATTTTTAGCTAAATTAGGCTATTTTCAAGGTGTTAAAACCATGCAAAAACTTATGGAAGTTTGTGTAGAAGAAAAAATTTCTAATTTAAGTCTTTTTGCTTTTAGCACAGAAAATTGGAATCGTCCTAAAGATGAGATTGATTTTATTTTTGAACTTTTAGATCGTTGTTTAAATGAAGCTTTAGAAAAATTTGAAAAAAATAATGTACGTTTAAGAGCTATAGGCGATTTATGGCGTGTAGATCAAAAAATAAGAGATAAAATTGCCTTGGTTGAAGAAAAAACAAAATATTGCAATAGGCTTTGTGTGAATTTGGCTATAAGTTATGGATCAAGAGATGAGATTGTAAGAGCAGCTAAACGTGTACTTGAAAAAGGTCTTGAATTCAATGAAGAAAATTTAACTCAAAATTTAGATTTACCTTTGGATGTGGATTTAATATTACGTGTAGGAAATGCTAAGAGGCTTTCAAATTTTTTACTTTGGCAATGTTCTTATGCAGAAATTTGTTTTAGTGAGACTTTATTTCCATCCTTAACTAAAAGAGAATTTAAAAAAATTATTAAAGAATTTCACAATAGAGAAAGAACTTTTGGAAAATGA
- the coaBC gene encoding bifunctional phosphopantothenoylcysteine decarboxylase/phosphopantothenate--cysteine ligase CoaBC has translation MKTILLAISGSIAFYKAYELISLFKKEGFKVKVLLSNGVLKFVSKISFEALADEVLCEENESWSNTKNHILFSKDVDIILLAPASVNSINKLAFGIADNLFIQTLIAANKPLLIAPAANTNMYFHFSTQNALKLLKKNKALIIEPVCKVLACKDQGLGALAELQTIFNTVKRELFKQKFWCDKNIIITGGGTREKIDAVRCVSNFSSGKMAKAISDAFYFLGAKVKFLSSIDFNTPYELCKFENSKDLKDLLNQNLENDFLIMAAAVSDFLPQNIKGKIKKSEHLDGLNLHLSLNEDLLANCNFKGKKIGFKMELESNNALKNAKKALQDKKLDMICLNIINQNNYFGSDKNELYFITSKSQNKSLLQDKKTLAFELAKECEKL, from the coding sequence ATGAAAACCATACTTTTAGCTATTAGCGGTAGTATTGCTTTTTATAAGGCTTATGAACTTATTTCTTTGTTTAAAAAAGAAGGTTTTAAAGTTAAGGTTTTACTCTCTAATGGGGTTTTAAAATTTGTTAGCAAAATAAGTTTTGAAGCTTTAGCGGATGAAGTTTTATGTGAAGAAAATGAAAGCTGGAGTAATACAAAAAATCATATTCTTTTTAGTAAGGATGTAGATATTATTTTATTGGCTCCTGCAAGTGTTAATTCTATAAATAAACTAGCTTTTGGCATAGCGGATAATCTTTTCATACAAACTTTAATAGCTGCTAATAAACCTTTGCTTATTGCCCCTGCGGCAAATACTAATATGTATTTTCATTTTAGCACGCAAAATGCTTTGAAATTGCTTAAAAAAAATAAAGCTTTGATTATTGAGCCTGTGTGTAAGGTTTTAGCTTGTAAAGATCAGGGTTTAGGTGCTTTAGCAGAACTTCAAACTATATTTAATACAGTAAAAAGAGAACTTTTTAAACAAAAATTTTGGTGTGATAAAAATATAATCATTACAGGTGGAGGAACAAGAGAAAAAATAGATGCTGTGCGTTGTGTGAGTAATTTTTCAAGCGGTAAAATGGCAAAAGCTATTAGTGATGCTTTTTATTTTTTAGGCGCTAAGGTAAAATTTTTAAGTTCTATAGATTTTAATACGCCTTATGAGCTTTGTAAATTTGAAAATTCAAAAGATCTAAAAGATTTATTAAACCAGAATTTAGAGAATGATTTTTTAATTATGGCAGCTGCTGTTAGTGATTTTTTACCACAAAATATTAAAGGTAAAATTAAAAAAAGTGAGCATTTAGATGGTTTAAATTTACATTTATCTTTAAATGAAGATTTGCTTGCAAATTGTAATTTTAAGGGTAAAAAAATAGGTTTTAAAATGGAATTAGAATCTAATAATGCCTTAAAAAATGCTAAAAAAGCTTTACAAGATAAAAAATTAGATATGATTTGTCTTAATATTATCAATCAAAATAATTATTTTGGAAGTGACAAGAATGAGCTTTATTTTATCACTTCTAAAAGTCAAAATAAAAGCCTTTTACAAGATAAAAAAACCTTAGCTTTTGAATTAGCTAAAGAGTGTGAAAAATTATGA
- the glmU gene encoding bifunctional UDP-N-acetylglucosamine diphosphorylase/glucosamine-1-phosphate N-acetyltransferase GlmU, with protein MKASVLILAAGFGTRMKSKKPKVLQEICGKSMILHILKKAFMISDDVSVVLSYQKDYIEKEILKHFPKTQILEQDLQNYPGTAGALKGFKAKNEKVLILCGDMPLIESTSLENLLEIKSSLVLAVFKAKNAKTYGRVVIKENCVEKIIEFKDANEQEREINTCNSGVYVIDSKLLVELLPLIDNNNAAKEYYLTDIVKLAKNKNINIQAVFVNEDEFMGINDKFELSLAEYFMQEKIKKYWMQEGVIFHLPQSTFIEVDVEFVGECEIYENVRIEGKSKIVNSIIKSSSVIENSLVENSSIGPLAHLRPNCELKNSYIGNFVECKNAKLDTVKAGHLSYLGDCEIHSGTNIGCGSITCNYDGIKKHKTFIGKNVFVGSHTQFIAPVKIEDEVVIAAGSTVNVNVKKGSLFINRAEYKMVKDYYYKKFK; from the coding sequence ATGAAAGCTTCTGTTTTGATTTTAGCAGCAGGATTTGGCACTAGAATGAAATCTAAAAAACCAAAAGTTTTGCAAGAAATTTGTGGAAAAAGTATGATTTTGCATATTTTAAAAAAAGCTTTTATGATAAGTGATGATGTGAGTGTGGTTTTATCATATCAAAAAGATTATATTGAAAAAGAAATTTTAAAACATTTTCCAAAAACACAAATTTTAGAACAAGATTTGCAAAATTATCCAGGAACTGCGGGGGCTTTAAAAGGTTTTAAAGCAAAAAATGAAAAAGTTTTAATTCTTTGTGGTGATATGCCTTTAATAGAATCAACCAGCTTAGAAAATTTATTAGAAATTAAATCAAGTCTGGTATTAGCAGTTTTTAAAGCAAAAAATGCTAAAACTTATGGTAGGGTGGTTATAAAAGAAAATTGTGTTGAAAAAATTATTGAATTTAAAGATGCAAATGAACAAGAAAGAGAAATAAATACTTGCAATAGCGGAGTTTATGTTATAGATTCAAAACTTTTAGTAGAGCTTTTACCCTTAATCGATAATAATAATGCAGCAAAAGAGTATTATTTGACAGATATTGTTAAATTGGCTAAAAATAAAAATATTAATATTCAAGCGGTTTTTGTAAATGAAGATGAATTTATGGGAATAAATGATAAATTTGAACTTAGTTTAGCTGAATATTTTATGCAAGAAAAAATTAAAAAATATTGGATGCAAGAAGGTGTAATTTTTCATTTACCGCAGAGTACTTTTATAGAAGTGGATGTTGAATTTGTTGGAGAATGTGAAATTTATGAAAATGTGAGGATAGAAGGAAAAAGTAAGATTGTAAATTCTATTATTAAAAGTTCTAGTGTGATTGAAAATTCATTAGTGGAAAATAGCAGCATAGGACCTTTAGCTCATTTGCGCCCAAATTGTGAATTAAAAAATTCTTATATAGGTAATTTTGTTGAATGTAAAAATGCTAAGTTAGATACAGTAAAAGCAGGACATTTAAGCTATTTAGGAGATTGTGAGATACATAGTGGGACTAATATAGGTTGTGGAAGTATTACTTGTAATTATGATGGGATAAAAAAACATAAAACTTTTATAGGTAAAAATGTTTTTGTAGGGTCGCATACACAATTTATAGCTCCTGTAAAAATTGAAGATGAAGTGGTTATAGCAGCTGGAAGTACTGTAAATGTGAATGTAAAAAAGGGATCTTTATTTATCAATAGGGCAGAGTATAAAATGGTTAAAGATTATTATTATAAGAAATTTAAATAA
- the fliP gene encoding flagellar type III secretion system pore protein FliP (The bacterial flagellar biogenesis protein FliP forms a type III secretion system (T3SS)-type pore required for flagellar assembly.) has protein sequence MKKIILFLIFNISLFAAEATIPTVNLSLNAPNTPNQLVTTLNIIIVLTILTLAPSIIFVMTSFLRLIVIFSFLRQAVGTQSMPPNTILVTLALILTFFIMEPVATKSYDQAIKPYLAEKIGYEEAFTKGMKPFKDFMLKNTREKDLALFYRMRNLANPKTIDDVPLTVLVPAFMISELKTAFEIGFLIYLPFLVIDMVVSSVLMAMGMMMLPPIVISLPFKLLIFVLVDGWNLLVQRLVESFVT, from the coding sequence TTGAAAAAAATAATATTATTTTTAATTTTTAATATAAGCTTATTTGCTGCTGAAGCAACTATACCAACAGTTAATTTAAGCTTAAATGCACCCAATACTCCCAACCAACTTGTTACCACTTTAAATATCATTATAGTCTTAACCATACTTACCCTTGCCCCAAGTATTATCTTTGTCATGACTTCTTTTTTGCGTCTTATAGTAATATTTTCTTTTTTACGCCAAGCTGTAGGTACACAAAGTATGCCTCCAAATACTATTTTAGTAACCTTAGCTCTCATTTTAACTTTTTTTATCATGGAACCTGTAGCAACAAAATCTTATGATCAAGCAATTAAACCTTATTTAGCTGAAAAAATAGGTTATGAAGAAGCTTTTACTAAAGGAATGAAACCTTTTAAAGATTTTATGCTTAAAAATACTCGTGAAAAAGATCTAGCTTTATTTTATCGCATGCGCAATTTAGCCAATCCTAAAACTATAGATGATGTCCCGCTTACAGTTTTAGTTCCAGCATTTATGATTTCAGAACTCAAAACTGCTTTTGAAATAGGCTTTTTAATCTATCTGCCTTTTTTAGTTATAGATATGGTTGTAAGCTCAGTTTTAATGGCTATGGGTATGATGATGCTTCCACCTATTGTAATTTCCTTGCCTTTTAAGCTTTTAATTTTTGTACTTGTTGATGGTTGGAATTTACTCGTACAAAGATTAGTAGAAAGTTTTGTTACTTAA
- the kdsB gene encoding 3-deoxy-manno-octulosonate cytidylyltransferase — translation MIIIPARLKSSRFHEKILCDIGGVPMFVATARKANKVDEVCVALDDEKVLKLAQKYHLNAVLTSKEHESGTDRIYEVCQKLNLKEDEIIINIQADEPFIECENLLQFKKFAHFCLKKDAFMASCYKKITQEEANDPNLVKVLCDKEGFALYFSRAKIPYEREDYKDSFKGHLGIYAYSVKALKIFCSLKNSALENAEKLEQLRAIENGKKIKMLEIVTESMGIDTQEDYQKAIKKFLN, via the coding sequence ATGATTATTATACCTGCAAGATTAAAATCAAGTCGCTTTCATGAAAAAATTTTATGTGATATAGGAGGTGTTCCTATGTTTGTAGCAACTGCAAGAAAAGCAAACAAAGTTGATGAAGTATGTGTAGCCTTGGATGATGAAAAAGTTTTAAAACTTGCTCAAAAATATCATTTAAATGCTGTTTTAACAAGTAAAGAACATGAAAGTGGCACAGATAGAATTTATGAAGTTTGTCAAAAATTAAATTTAAAAGAAGATGAAATTATTATCAATATTCAAGCTGATGAACCTTTTATAGAATGCGAAAATTTACTTCAATTTAAAAAATTTGCACATTTTTGTTTAAAAAAAGATGCTTTTATGGCGAGTTGTTATAAAAAAATCACTCAAGAAGAAGCTAATGATCCTAATTTGGTTAAAGTACTTTGTGATAAAGAAGGTTTTGCTTTATATTTTTCAAGGGCTAAAATTCCTTATGAAAGAGAAGATTATAAAGATAGCTTTAAAGGTCATTTGGGTATTTATGCTTATAGTGTAAAAGCTTTAAAGATATTTTGCTCATTAAAAAATTCCGCACTTGAAAATGCTGAAAAATTAGAACAATTAAGAGCTATAGAAAATGGTAAAAAAATTAAAATGCTTGAAATTGTAACTGAAAGTATGGGTATTGATACTCAAGAAGATTATCAAAAGGCTATAAAAAAATTTCTTAATTAA
- the thrC gene encoding threonine synthase has product MMLVDSRNINNKVSFKQALIDPMQGGLYSPLILPFFDGQKYVHLSYKDFALELIKSFDFGEEELFRQALKSYENFDDKHLPICLQKIDEKTYINELWHGPTRAFKDMALQPFSVLLKEFSKDKNILIICATSGDTGPATLKSFDNAKNIKVICMYPKGGTSKVQELQMHALNKNNLKVLPIDGDFDAAQSILKEMLCSKDFQEKIKNLNYQLCAANSVNFGRILFQIIYHYYVSAKLYQDFKEELEIIIPSGNFGNALGAFYAKNMGAKISKIKIVSNANNVLSEFFNKGIYDLRHRSLEKTISPAMDILLSSNIERLLFAKFKDIRTNELMNSLKNGKYFELTKEELQSLQEDFEADFCKDEECIKFIKQSQILIDPHTATCFKMLDKKKLSIITSTAEWTKFTPSMIKALYNRDCSDEKEDLKLLAKEFDVEVKEDILSLFELNDKEEQVFKIKDIKEEILAWMQK; this is encoded by the coding sequence ATGATGCTAGTTGATAGTAGGAATATAAATAATAAGGTTAGTTTTAAACAAGCTTTGATCGATCCTATGCAAGGTGGACTTTATTCGCCTTTAATATTGCCTTTTTTTGATGGTCAAAAATATGTTCATTTATCTTATAAGGACTTTGCTTTAGAGCTTATAAAAAGTTTTGATTTTGGCGAGGAGGAACTTTTTAGACAAGCTTTAAAAAGTTATGAAAATTTTGATGATAAGCATTTGCCTATTTGTTTGCAAAAAATCGATGAAAAGACTTATATTAATGAACTTTGGCATGGTCCAACAAGAGCTTTTAAGGATATGGCTTTACAGCCTTTTAGTGTGCTTTTAAAGGAATTTTCAAAAGATAAAAATATTTTAATTATTTGTGCAACAAGCGGTGATACTGGTCCTGCTACTTTAAAAAGTTTTGATAATGCTAAAAATATAAAAGTTATTTGTATGTATCCAAAAGGAGGCACAAGCAAGGTACAAGAATTACAAATGCATGCTTTAAATAAAAATAATTTAAAAGTTTTACCTATAGATGGAGATTTTGATGCAGCTCAGAGTATTTTAAAAGAAATGCTCTGTTCTAAAGATTTTCAAGAAAAAATTAAAAATTTAAATTATCAGCTTTGTGCAGCAAATTCAGTGAATTTTGGACGTATTTTATTTCAAATTATTTATCATTATTATGTAAGTGCAAAACTTTATCAAGATTTTAAAGAAGAATTAGAGATTATTATTCCTAGTGGTAATTTTGGTAATGCTTTAGGGGCTTTTTATGCTAAAAATATGGGAGCTAAAATTTCAAAAATTAAAATTGTTTCTAATGCTAATAATGTTTTAAGCGAGTTTTTTAACAAAGGGATTTATGATTTGCGTCATAGAAGTCTTGAAAAAACCATTTCTCCGGCTATGGATATACTTCTTTCTTCAAATATTGAGAGACTTTTGTTTGCAAAATTTAAAGATATTAGGACTAATGAGCTTATGAATTCACTTAAAAATGGGAAATATTTTGAACTTACAAAAGAGGAATTACAAAGTTTACAAGAAGATTTTGAAGCAGATTTTTGCAAAGATGAAGAGTGTATAAAATTTATTAAACAAAGTCAAATTTTAATTGATCCACATACTGCAACTTGTTTTAAAATGTTAGATAAAAAAAAGCTTAGTATTATAACTTCAACAGCTGAATGGACTAAATTTACTCCAAGTATGATTAAGGCTTTATATAATAGAGATTGTAGTGATGAAAAAGAAGATTTAAAATTACTTGCTAAAGAATTTGATGTTGAAGTTAAAGAAGATATTTTATCTTTATTTGAATTAAATGATAAAGAAGAACAAGTCTTTAAAATAAAGGACATAAAAGAAGAAATTTTAGCTTGGATGCAAAAATGA
- a CDS encoding tetraacyldisaccharide 4'-kinase, which yields MKEEKKYQLWLDNYFFKPNFWQKILAFILLPLSIVYTFCAILNTFFYKKVDFKKPIISIGNLSFGGNGKTPLCKAIAREFDGVFVVLRGYKRKSKGLIIVKKQNEILCHVSQSGDEAMEYAFERSIQGVIVSEDRVKGIQKAFDLGAKIVLLDDAFSKFYIKKLDILLESKIKPYFNFTLPSGAYRLPKFYEKKAHFIALEGRDFIPYSFVKENPKAILVSAIAKPFRLHEHFVKARACYFFKDHYEFKKEELKNLLKKHNCDTLMLTFKDFTKVKDFGFKCQIIELNMELKDSLKDKIKTYIQEFDYDAS from the coding sequence ATGAAAGAGGAGAAAAAATATCAACTTTGGCTGGATAATTATTTTTTTAAACCTAATTTTTGGCAAAAAATTTTGGCCTTTATACTTTTACCTTTGAGTATTGTCTACACTTTTTGTGCGATTTTAAATACTTTTTTTTACAAGAAAGTTGATTTTAAAAAACCTATAATTAGCATAGGAAATCTTAGTTTTGGTGGAAATGGTAAAACTCCACTATGTAAAGCTATTGCTAGAGAATTTGATGGGGTGTTTGTAGTACTTAGAGGTTATAAAAGAAAAAGTAAGGGTTTGATAATTGTTAAAAAGCAAAATGAAATTTTATGTCATGTCTCTCAAAGTGGTGATGAGGCTATGGAGTACGCTTTTGAACGTAGTATTCAAGGTGTAATTGTAAGTGAAGATAGGGTAAAAGGTATTCAAAAAGCCTTTGATTTGGGCGCTAAAATCGTTTTACTTGATGATGCTTTTTCAAAATTTTATATTAAAAAATTAGACATTTTACTTGAGAGTAAAATTAAGCCTTATTTTAATTTTACTTTACCTAGCGGTGCTTATCGTTTGCCTAAATTTTATGAAAAAAAAGCTCATTTTATTGCACTTGAAGGTAGAGATTTTATACCTTATTCTTTTGTAAAAGAAAATCCAAAAGCCATTTTAGTGAGTGCTATTGCCAAACCTTTTAGATTGCATGAACATTTTGTCAAGGCTAGGGCTTGTTATTTTTTTAAAGATCATTATGAATTTAAAAAAGAAGAATTAAAAAATTTGCTAAAAAAACATAATTGCGATACACTAATGCTTACTTTTAAAGATTTCACAAAAGTTAAAGATTTTGGTTTTAAGTGTCAAATTATAGAATTAAATATGGAATTAAAAGATAGTTTAAAAGATAAAATAAAAACTTATATTCAGGAGTTTGATTATGATGCTAGTTGA
- a CDS encoding NAD+ synthase codes for MHWQKITEKICNFIQQKIKHSQTKGVILGLSGGIDSALVATLCSKALKENVFALLMPSKISNQANLEDALKLCQDLNLDHKILPIQNILDAFLKQSENTNQIAIGNFAARIRMSLLYDYSALKNYLVVGTSNKSELLLGYGTIYGDLACAFNPIGGLYKSEIYEFAKYLCLHENFIKKPASADLWENQSDEAELGFTYSQIDQGLKALIADDKKVLNSLDVSLLHMLKDRMQKNTFKRQMPEILEI; via the coding sequence ATGCATTGGCAAAAAATTACAGAAAAAATATGCAATTTTATACAACAAAAAATAAAACATTCTCAGACAAAAGGTGTTATTTTAGGTCTTAGCGGAGGTATTGATTCCGCACTTGTAGCAACACTTTGTAGTAAGGCATTAAAAGAAAATGTTTTTGCTCTTTTAATGCCAAGTAAAATTTCAAATCAAGCTAATTTAGAAGATGCTTTAAAACTTTGTCAAGATTTAAATCTTGATCATAAAATTCTACCTATTCAAAATATTTTAGACGCTTTTTTAAAACAGAGTGAAAATACTAATCAAATTGCTATAGGTAATTTTGCAGCACGTATTAGAATGAGTTTGCTTTATGATTATTCTGCTTTAAAAAATTATCTTGTTGTAGGTACTTCTAATAAAAGCGAATTACTTTTAGGTTATGGAACAATTTATGGAGATTTAGCTTGTGCTTTTAATCCTATAGGTGGACTTTATAAAAGTGAAATTTATGAATTTGCAAAATATCTTTGCTTGCATGAAAATTTTATCAAAAAACCAGCTAGCGCAGATCTTTGGGAAAATCAAAGTGATGAAGCAGAATTAGGTTTTACTTATAGTCAAATAGATCAAGGATTAAAAGCTTTAATAGCAGATGATAAAAAAGTTTTAAATTCTCTTGATGTTTCTTTATTGCATATGCTAAAAGATAGAATGCAAAAAAATACTTTTAAAAGACAAATGCCTGAAATTTTGGAAATTTAA